In a single window of the Syntrophales bacterium genome:
- a CDS encoding ISL3 family transposase — MDDKKTIFVAEGKGSETTSEFKEDLMDHGGKPLDITDMSIDMSPAFIKGVEENFPQAEITFDKFHIMKIINNAVDEVRKAEVKEQEILRGQKYLFLKNRANLTELQKESLKAIESMSRLNLKTVRAYHIRENFQEIYKEKTRENFEKSLKKWYFWATHSRIEAIKEAAKTIKRHWSGVLRWYDSKLSNGILEGLNSLVQAAKAKARGYRTFKNLRTIIYMLTGKLDYSKVGLPT, encoded by the coding sequence TTGGATGATAAGAAAACGATCTTTGTTGCAGAGGGCAAGGGATCTGAGACCACTTCTGAATTCAAGGAAGACCTCATGGATCATGGAGGCAAGCCTCTCGATATAACGGATATGAGCATAGACATGTCTCCGGCGTTTATCAAAGGCGTAGAAGAGAACTTTCCCCAGGCGGAGATCACCTTTGATAAATTTCACATCATGAAGATAATCAACAACGCTGTAGATGAAGTGAGAAAGGCGGAAGTAAAGGAGCAAGAGATATTACGAGGACAGAAGTATCTATTTTTAAAGAACAGAGCCAACTTAACGGAATTGCAGAAGGAGAGTTTAAAGGCAATAGAGTCTATGTCGAGGTTAAACTTAAAGACGGTAAGGGCATATCATATTCGTGAGAATTTTCAGGAAATCTACAAGGAGAAGACACGAGAGAACTTTGAGAAGTCGTTAAAGAAATGGTATTTCTGGGCGACACATAGCCGAATTGAAGCAATAAAGGAAGCAGCGAAGACGATAAAGCGTCATTGGTCTGGAGTGCTGCGCTGGTATGACAGCAAGTTAAGTAATGGCATATTAGAAGGGCTCAACAGTTTGGTGCAGGCAGCAAAGGCAAAGGCAAGAGGTTATAGGACATTTAAAAACCTCAGAACAATAATCTATATGCTTACAGGGAAGTTGGACTATAGCAAAGTTGGGTTACCCACTTGA
- a CDS encoding transposase family protein, protein MEVLESLFSKALKLESPWEITKIEFLEKEGRINIFLDFPKGSVFPCPKCKKEVKAYDTTEKQWRHMNFFQYACYLVVRVPRTECKEDGILQIEVPWARSDADFTFLFESFAMTLCREMPVNRVSQIIKVDDNKLWRMMSYYPAVAGRKLEDYSGVTKIGIDETSKSKGHDYVSPA, encoded by the coding sequence ATGGAAGTTTTAGAATCATTATTCAGCAAGGCACTCAAGTTGGAATCTCCGTGGGAAATAACAAAGATAGAGTTTTTAGAGAAAGAAGGAAGGATAAATATCTTCCTTGATTTTCCGAAGGGGAGTGTTTTTCCATGTCCGAAGTGCAAGAAAGAAGTAAAAGCCTATGATACGACAGAGAAGCAATGGCGGCATATGAACTTTTTCCAATATGCATGTTATTTGGTTGTAAGGGTTCCGAGGACAGAATGTAAAGAAGACGGGATACTTCAGATTGAAGTTCCGTGGGCACGAAGCGATGCCGATTTTACCTTTCTCTTTGAATCATTTGCCATGACACTATGCCGTGAGATGCCGGTAAACAGGGTATCCCAGATAATCAAAGTGGATGACAACAAACTCTGGAGGATGATGAGCTACTATCCGGCAGTTGCCGGACGGAAATTAGAGGATTACTCTGGAGTGACTAAAATAGGGATCGATGAGACATCTAAAAGTAAAGGACATGACTATGTCTCCCCCGCCTGA
- a CDS encoding GxxExxY protein, giving the protein MENLVFKEESYKIIGACMEVHKVLGPGFLEAVYQEALAIEFRHQGIPFEQEKELTITFKGIELEKKGSFSFQVGRVK; this is encoded by the coding sequence ATGGAAAATTTGGTATTCAAAGAAGAGAGTTACAAAATTATCGGCGCCTGTATGGAGGTGCATAAAGTGCTCGGTCCCGGCTTTTTAGAAGCCGTCTACCAGGAAGCGTTGGCCATTGAATTCAGACATCAGGGAATTCCCTTCGAACAAGAAAAAGAATTAACAATTACTTTCAAAGGTATTGAACTTGAAAAAAAGGGTTCTTTCTCATTTCAAGTGGGTAGAGTAAAATAG